One genomic window of Corallococcus silvisoli includes the following:
- the tam gene encoding trans-aconitate 2-methyltransferase → MDWSAAQYTRFEEERNRPIRDLLARIPTANVERAADIGCGPGNSTELLRARFPQAAITGMDSSTDMIAAARKRLPDVRFDVGDIATWPDPGPYDVILANAVLQWVPDHSTLLPALLGKLAAGGSLAVQMPDNLEEPAHRLMRETASAGPWADRLSNASAARTARLGADRYFQTLREAGATVDVWRTTYFHPLEGGAAAVVEWFKGSGLRPFLEPLDAEEKTAFLARYQTEVARAHPALPDGTVLLPFPRLFFIATR, encoded by the coding sequence ATGGACTGGTCCGCGGCGCAGTACACCCGATTCGAAGAGGAGCGCAACCGCCCCATCCGCGACCTGCTCGCGCGAATTCCCACGGCGAACGTGGAGCGCGCGGCGGACATCGGCTGCGGCCCCGGCAACTCCACGGAGCTGCTTCGCGCCCGCTTCCCCCAGGCCGCCATCACGGGCATGGACAGCTCCACGGACATGATCGCGGCGGCGCGCAAGCGCCTGCCGGACGTCCGGTTCGACGTCGGCGATATCGCCACCTGGCCAGACCCCGGCCCCTACGACGTCATCCTGGCCAACGCGGTGCTTCAATGGGTCCCAGACCACTCCACCCTGCTGCCAGCGCTCCTCGGCAAGCTGGCGGCGGGAGGAAGCCTCGCCGTGCAGATGCCCGACAACCTGGAGGAGCCAGCGCACCGGCTGATGCGGGAGACCGCCAGCGCGGGCCCCTGGGCGGACAGGCTTTCCAATGCCTCGGCCGCGCGAACGGCGCGGCTGGGCGCCGACAGGTATTTCCAGACGTTGCGCGAGGCCGGCGCCACGGTGGACGTCTGGCGCACGACCTACTTCCACCCGCTGGAGGGAGGCGCCGCCGCGGTGGTGGAGTGGTTCAAGGGCTCCGGGCTCCGGCCCTTCCTCGAACCGCTCGACGCCGAGGAGAAGACGGCCTTCCTCGCCCGCTACCAGACCGAGGTCGCCCGGGCCCACCCCGCCCTGCCTGACGGCACCGTGCTGTTGCCCTTCCCCCGGCTCTTCTTCATCGCGACGCGCTAG
- a CDS encoding putative immunity protein gives MKPDTADHRALARWAADCAEHVLPLFERTFPEDHRPRRAIEAARAWERGELVMGEARAAAFAAHAAARDASAHAAACAAARAAGHAAATAHVASHAPHAATYAATAAALGLSEAHGAAEATTRERAWQRQQLPEHLQSVALPIRGNP, from the coding sequence ATGAAGCCCGACACCGCCGACCACAGGGCCCTGGCCCGCTGGGCCGCTGACTGCGCCGAGCACGTGCTCCCACTCTTCGAGCGGACGTTCCCGGAGGACCACCGCCCGCGGAGGGCCATCGAGGCCGCTCGGGCCTGGGAGCGGGGGGAGCTGGTGATGGGCGAAGCACGCGCCGCCGCCTTCGCCGCGCATGCCGCCGCCCGCGACGCCAGCGCCCACGCCGCCGCGTGTGCCGCGGCGCGCGCCGCGGGCCACGCCGCCGCCACCGCCCACGTCGCCTCGCACGCCCCCCACGCCGCCACCTACGCGGCCACCGCCGCGGCCCTCGGCCTGAGCGAAGCCCACGGCGCCGCCGAAGCCACCACCCGGGAGCGGGCCTGGCAACGCCAGCAGCTCCCGGAGCACCTCCAGTCCGTGGCCCTCCCCATCCGCGGCAACCCCTGA